In Polyangium spumosum, the DNA window CGCCGACCTCCTGACCTGCATGGCCGTCCTGACGACCCTGGACGGCGGTGAGGGCGAGCGGGTTCAATATGGCCGCGTCGAGGCTTTCCGTGCCCTCGATCGCCTTCGCGACAAGGTCCGCATCTGCCATCAGGCGGGCCGCGTGAGCCGCCGTGACGGCTCGAAATACCCCTCCCTGGCGCTGCTCGACCGGGTGCTCGTGCCCATCCGGGTCCCCGGGCGCGGCTCGTTCCATCCGAAGGTGTGGATCGTACGTCAGGTGGACGGAGAGGGCCACGAGCGGTTTGTCCTCATCGTCAGCTCCCGCAATATCACCACCTCGACCGACTGGGACCTCGGCATTGTCATCGAGGGGATGCTGGGAGGAGCTGGCAAGGCGCTGCCACGGGTCAGGGAATTCGCCCAGCATGCGCTAACACTCGCTGGCGAGCCCGCGCGGATCGAGACGTTCGGCAAGCTGGACGACGTACGGTGGACAGTGACACCGCCTATCAAGGAGATGGCGTTCGACTTCCAGAAGGGGGGCGAGGTGCCACAGCAGCTCCATCCCGCGTGGAGCGGCTTCGACGCGCGACCTTCACGCGTGCTGCTGCTCTCACCGTTCATCGACGCTCGTATGGTCGGCGAGGCTGCGAAGCGCTGGAGCAGCGCGCCGAAGCGGAGGCTCGTCGCGGGCCCAGAGGGGCTCCTGTGCGTCGCGCTCGGGCCCAAGTGCGAGGCGCTCCGGGCGCTCGAGCCGCGCCAGATCGTCGCCGCGCCCGAGGCGCCCGAGCCCGCGGAAGACGAGACCGGCGCCGAAAGTGAGGATGAGATCGAGCATGTGCGCGCCCTCCACGCCAAGGTGATCGCCATCGATGACGGCCGGCGCGGCACGGTCATTCTCGGCAGCAACAACCTGACGGGTCCGGGCTGGTGCGGCGGCAGCACCGAGGCATTCGTGCGCCTCGTCGGGCCGGCGGCGCTCTGCGATCCGTTGTGGGATTGGGCCACCGCGGAGGCGCAAGACTTCGACTTTCCGGCGCCGGGCACGCCGCCACCTGAGCCGCCGATCCTCGAAAAGGTCAAGGACGAACTGCATGCCGTGTCATTCCGGCTGGAGGAGGCCGGCGCGCATGCGCCTTCCCGTCTGGTGATGCTCGATCCCCCGGCGCTCGAGCTCCCGGACGGTATTCGCATGGAAGTCGCGCGTTACACGATGCCGGGCCAGGCGACGCTTTTTCCGACAGGCGCGAGCACCGTGACGCTCCCCGGCTGTACGACCGCGCTGAGGACACGCTTCATTGTCTGTACCCTTCGCCAGGGTGACGAGAAAACGTCCTGGATCGCAGCGGCCGATCTGGAGCCGCCCGTCGACGAGGAGAGGGACCGCGCCCTCGTCGCGCGGCTCCTCGGGGTCCGCGAGTTTCTCGCCTATCTCCAATCCCTCCGCGCCGACGAGGCCATTACGGGGAGCGTCGAGGGCGCGCTCGAGGGCGACGCGCCGGAGGAGACGCAGCAGCACGGGCGCGCGGCGCTCGACGGGGGCGTACACCTCGAGGAGCTTTTACGTCAGCTCGTCAAGGCGCCCGACGCGTTCGATGAGATGGACCGCGCCGTCCAGCGGTACGGCGAGCTGATCAAGCGCGGCCAGATCCCCGAGGACGAGCGCGTGCTGCTCTCTCGGTTCCTCGAAGCCTGGGCAGCCATCCGCGAGGCATTCCGGCCATGACCACGTCACCGTCGTCGCAGAAGGGGCGCAAGCCATTCCAGGAGGCGACCGTGCGCCACGCGGTCGCGCGGCTCCGCGATCCTGCGGGCTCGCGGCGATTCCTCGTCGCCGACGAGGTCGGGCTCGGAAAGACCCTCGTCGCGCAAGGTATTCTCCAGCACCTCGCGACCGGCCCACGACCGCTCAATGTCTTTTACGTCTGCTCGAGCCTCACGATCGCGAACCAGAACCGCGATAGTCTGTTGGAGGTCCTGCCCGAATCCGAGCGCAAAACAGCGTCGGTGAACGTCGATCGGCCGACCCTGCTCCCCTGGACCAACCCGCCGGCGAGCAATCGTTTCACGTTGTGCACGCTCACCCCGGGGACGCTCCCGATCAAGGGCTCCTCGCGCGGGCGTGTAGATGAGCGCGCATCCATCTGGTGCCTCCTCCGCGAGGGGCTTCCGCACGCCGGGGAGAGGGAGCTCGAAGCGCTCGAGGAGAAGCTGAAGCTTGTCCAGGATCCCACATGGAGGACCGCCGTCGATCCACGCTCCAGTGGTCCGATGCTCCAGAGGATGCGCGACCTCGCCGCCCCTTTCCTGACGGAAGTGCGCACGCTGCTACGGTTGCCAGGAGCGAACGATCGCGCGGTCGCAAAGGCGCTTCTGCACCGCTTCGACGACGATCTCTACGGTACGGTTCAGGCGCTACGCAAGCGGCTCGGTCGCCTCGGTCTCCAGAAGTTACGACCCGACCTCGTCATCCTCGACGAGTTCCAGCGCTTCTTCGAGATCCTGGAGCCTTTTCGCGGAACGGCTGACGACGCCACACAGCCGCCCCCTCCGACCGAGGACGAAGCGCCCGCCGACACGGACGAAGACGAGGACGCCAATGGCCTGCTCCGCCTCCTCTTGGACGCGCGAGGGGAGGAGGCTGGCCCGGCGATCCTACTGCTCTCGGCGACCCCCTATCGTCCGCCTGCCGGTGGCATCGATGGCGCGGGGCTCGGCCATTACGAGCAGTTCTTCCGGCTGCTGGAATTCCTTCATGGTGCCCAGGCGAAGATTGAGGTTCCCGCACTTCGCACGCTGTTCCGGCGTTATGGAACGCTCCTCCGCGAAGCGTCTCCCGGGGAAACCGAGGTCCTCCAGCTGCGGGACGATATCCAGGATCGCCTATTTCGCGTGATAGCACGCACCGAGCGCGCTGGCCTCCTCGGCGCCGATGCTCGCTCGACGGCCCCCGAGCGGCGGCCCGTCGGGCTACACGCGGACGACGTACGCATCTATCGTCACCTCTGGGCCTCAGCCAGCGAGGAGGATCAGAGCGCCGTGACGCCCTACTGGAGCTCGATTCCTTATCCACTTCAGATGATGGATCAGGGCTATCTGCTCCAAAAGCGCGCCCGTCCAGCCCCCCTTGTCGCGTCCTCCGAGCGCACGCTACTCCTTCGCGCTCGTCAGGTGCGCCGCTACGAGGATCTCGCGCCGCCGCACCCGCGCATGCGCACCCTGCTCGATGAAGTGGGCGGTCCCTTGCTCGGGCTTCCCTGGCTTCCGCCGTCGTTGCCCTGGTGGCCGCTCGACGGACGCTTCCGCGAAGCCGCGGACCAGGCGAGCCGGACGGGAGGACTTTCGAAAGTCCTGCTCTTTTCACGCTTCCGCGCCGTGCCGCGCGCAGTCGCGTCGCTCCTCAGTTACGAATCCGAGCGGCGCGTGTATGCCGAGGCCCGCGATCGCGGTCGGAGCTACGACTACAACGCGCGCCGCCGGGGCGGTCGCGACGAAGAAGGGACGCCGGAGCCCGATCTCGAGGCGCTCCCGGCCCCGTCGTTCAACTGGCAATCGCGGCAGCGGGAGACCGGCGAGCGCGACCTCGACCACGCGTTGCTCAGCCTCTTCATCCCCGCGCCCCGCCTCGGCGAGATTGGCGACCCGCAGCGGATCGCCGGGTTCGCGCGCGGCGATCTTCGCCGCAGCGACGCCATCGAAGCCGTGCTCGCAGAATTGCAGAGATGCTTGGCAGGGCAGGGGAGCGAGGTGCGGGTCCGGCAGGGCGGTCGCCCCGGCCAGGCCTGGCGCGCGCTGATTTGCCTGGAGAGAAGGCACGAGCCGACGTGGCCGCTCTTTCGTGAGGCACTCGAAGGCTGGGCCGATCAGACGAAGAACCAGGTCGCCAAGGCGGTCGTGCGCACCTGGCTCCGCGAGGCGCAGACCGCGGGCGCGCTGGGGCGGGAGCCGATATCGATCACCGAGAACGATCTCGAGGAGCTCGCGGAGCTCGCGCTCGTGGGGCCCGGCGTGGTGCTTCACCGGGCGTCAAAGCGGGTGTTCGGCAGCGCATGCGACGCCAGGTTGCGCATGCGCCGTTCGGTCGACATCGCGCTCGGCGCCCTGCGCACATACCTCGACGAACCCGAGTTTCACCTCACGCTTGCCGTCCGCGGGCGCGCCACGCTCAACCACCCGGACAACGTGCGCAAGGCCATCTGGCACGGCAACTTCGAGGCCGTGCTCGACGAGTATTTCGCCATCCACGCCGGGCTCGGCGCGCAGCACATCGATCCCGGGCGGGAGCGCAAAGCGCTCGATGCCCTGGAGCAAGCGCTCGCCATTCGTGTCTCGAGCATTCAGGCCAAGAGCCTTGAAGGGACAGATGCCCCGGCGTTCCGGCTGCGCTGCCACGCCGCCATGCCTTTCGGACTCTCGCCGGAAAAGGAGGAGCGGTCCGACGACGACCGCCCGGAGACACGCCCGGATGCCCTCCGTCAGGCATACAATTCGCCCTTTCGTCCCTTCGTGCTGGCGACGACATCCATCGGACAGGAAGGGCTCGACTTCCATGTCTACTGCGATCGCCTGGTGCATTGGGACCTGCCTTCGTCGCCGGTGGACCTCGAG includes these proteins:
- a CDS encoding helicase-related protein, coding for MRDLAAPFLTEVRTLLRLPGANDRAVAKALLHRFDDDLYGTVQALRKRLGRLGLQKLRPDLVILDEFQRFFEILEPFRGTADDATQPPPPTEDEAPADTDEDEDANGLLRLLLDARGEEAGPAILLLSATPYRPPAGGIDGAGLGHYEQFFRLLEFLHGAQAKIEVPALRTLFRRYGTLLREASPGETEVLQLRDDIQDRLFRVIARTERAGLLGADARSTAPERRPVGLHADDVRIYRHLWASASEEDQSAVTPYWSSIPYPLQMMDQGYLLQKRARPAPLVASSERTLLLRARQVRRYEDLAPPHPRMRTLLDEVGGPLLGLPWLPPSLPWWPLDGRFREAADQASRTGGLSKVLLFSRFRAVPRAVASLLSYESERRVYAEARDRGRSYDYNARRRGGRDEEGTPEPDLEALPAPSFNWQSRQRETGERDLDHALLSLFIPAPRLGEIGDPQRIAGFARGDLRRSDAIEAVLAELQRCLAGQGSEVRVRQGGRPGQAWRALICLERRHEPTWPLFREALEGWADQTKNQVAKAVVRTWLREAQTAGALGREPISITENDLEELAELALVGPGVVLHRASKRVFGSACDARLRMRRSVDIALGALRTYLDEPEFHLTLAVRGRATLNHPDNVRKAIWHGNFEAVLDEYFAIHAGLGAQHIDPGRERKALDALEQALAIRVSSIQAKSLEGTDAPAFRLRCHAAMPFGLSPEKEERSDDDRPETRPDALRQAYNSPFRPFVLATTSIGQEGLDFHVYCDRLVHWDLPSSPVDLEQRDGRINRYGGLAIRKVLARPYAEHVAPIPVEGSPWLALSRSLPETCEGMAPWWGTEGAVIRRSVFLPPLARQEGELDRLLASLSHYRLALGQSDPEQLLRALHRRLEGAGTEEARAALHAWLREAQIDLAPVRRGPPPEEGPLS